A genome region from Labilibaculum antarcticum includes the following:
- a CDS encoding ATP-grasp domain-containing protein, with protein sequence MKIKLPFFLSKWFHFEFWPFWIFYFPVYGYGIYLAIKARSFSYFTATNPSMKFGGAFGMDKMKMLEFIDKKYLPKGFLSKNEEDGASICEKMQKFEFNFPIVCKPNVGERGIGVEKIDNEEDLNLFLQTQNEDILVQEFIDYPIELGVFYHRFPSSTKDGITSVVRKDFLKITGNGKAKFGDLVNENVRAKSRISYLKKKYKTKWNQIVPSGITYKIEPIGNHNRGTKFIDGNYLINDQLVNVFRKIAKPLDGYYYGRFDLKVNSIEDLYEGDKIKIIELNGTNSEPAHIYDPDYPILKAYKEVTKHMRLVFEISQENRKFGVSPDPFKDVLRGLYDHLFPSKIKK encoded by the coding sequence ATGAAAATAAAGCTACCCTTTTTCCTCTCAAAATGGTTTCATTTTGAATTTTGGCCGTTCTGGATTTTTTACTTTCCGGTATATGGCTATGGTATTTATTTGGCTATTAAAGCCCGTTCCTTTTCCTACTTCACAGCGACTAATCCAAGTATGAAATTTGGAGGTGCATTTGGAATGGATAAAATGAAAATGCTTGAATTTATCGACAAAAAATACCTTCCAAAAGGTTTTTTATCGAAGAATGAAGAAGATGGAGCAAGTATTTGTGAAAAAATGCAAAAGTTTGAATTTAACTTTCCTATTGTATGTAAACCCAATGTAGGCGAAAGAGGTATTGGTGTTGAAAAGATAGATAATGAAGAAGATTTAAACCTGTTTTTACAAACACAAAATGAGGATATCCTTGTTCAGGAATTTATAGACTATCCTATTGAATTGGGAGTGTTTTATCACCGATTCCCTTCTTCAACAAAAGATGGAATTACTTCTGTTGTGAGAAAAGATTTTTTGAAAATAACAGGGAATGGAAAGGCCAAATTCGGAGATCTTGTAAATGAAAATGTAAGAGCAAAAAGCAGGATTTCCTACTTAAAAAAGAAATACAAAACGAAATGGAACCAAATTGTACCTTCTGGTATAACCTATAAGATTGAGCCAATTGGCAACCACAACAGGGGCACTAAATTCATAGATGGGAATTATTTAATTAATGATCAATTAGTGAATGTTTTTCGCAAGATCGCGAAACCCTTAGATGGTTATTATTATGGACGTTTTGATCTTAAAGTAAATAGTATAGAGGATCTTTACGAGGGAGATAAAATAAAAATCATTGAACTGAACGGCACTAATTCGGAACCTGCACATATTTACGACCCTGACTACCCTATTCTAAAAGCCTATAAAGAAGTAACTAAACACATGAGGTTGGTGTTTGAGATAAGCCAGGAAAACAGGAAATTTGGAGTTAGCCCAGATCCATTTAAAGATGTATTGCGTGGATTATATGATCATTTATTTCCAAGTAAAATAAAAAAATAA